A window of Choloepus didactylus isolate mChoDid1 chromosome 21, mChoDid1.pri, whole genome shotgun sequence contains these coding sequences:
- the LOC119517307 gene encoding olfactory receptor 9G4-like, producing MEVGNRTILTEFILLGFTSDRLLQLILFGIFLMLYLVTLSGNMTLVILIWTDSRLHTPMYFFIGSLSFLDFWYTSVYTPRILAICVSEDKRISLAGCGAQFFFSCAVAYTESYLLAAMAYDRFVAICSPLLYSGTMTRSLCTGLVTGAYIGGFLNAVAHTANTFRLKFCGKNIIDHFFCDVPPLVKMSCSDTRVYEKVLLGVVGFTVLSSTLAILISYFNILLAILRIRSASGRRKAFSTCASHLVSVTLFYGSMLFMYSRPSSIYSLERDKLAALFYTVVNPLLNPLIYSVRNKDVKEAFRKATQSIHPQR from the coding sequence ATGGAAGTGGGAAATCGCACCATCCTGACTGAATTCATCTTGCTGGGCTTCACCTCGGATCGCCTGTTGCAGCTgattctgtttggaatatttCTGATGCTTTACTTGGTAACCTTGTCAGGGAACATGACTCTGGTTATCTTAATCTGGACTGATTCTCGCctgcacacacccatgtactttttcatTGGTAGCCTATCTTTCCTGGATTTCTGGTACACATCTGTGTATACCCCCAGAATCTTAGCCATTTGTGTCTCAGAAGATAAACGCATTTCCTTGGCTGGATGTGGTGCCCAGTTCTTCTTTTCCTGTGCTGTAGCCTACACTGAGTCTTATCTCCTAGCAGCCATGGCTTATGACCGCTTTGTGGCAATTTGTAGCCCATTACTCTATTCAGGTACCATGACCAGGTCCCTCTGTACTGGCCTTGTTACTGGGGCCTACATAGGAGGTTTCTTGAATGCTGTAGCCCACACTGCCAACACTTTCCGCTTAAAATTCTGTGGTAAAAATATCATTGACCACTTCTTCTGTGATGTCCCACCACTGGTAAAAATGTCCTGTTCAGATACCCGGGTCTATGAAAAAGTCCTCCTGGGTGTGGTGGGCTTCACAGTCCTCTCCAGCACACTTGCCATCCTCATTTCCTATTTCAACATCCTCCTGGCCATCCTGAGGATCCGCTCTGCCTCTGGGAGGCgcaaggccttctccacctgtgctTCCCACCTGGTCTCAGTCACCCTCTTCTATGGTTCCATGCTCTTCATGTATTCAAGGCCTAGTTCCATCTATTCTCTGGAGAGAGACAAACTGGCTGCCCTGTTCTACACTGTGGTGAACCCATTACTCAACCCTCTCATCTATAGCGTGAGGAACAAAGATGTCAAAGAGGCTTTCAGGAAAGCAACACAGAGCATACACCCACAAAGATGA
- the LOC119517308 gene encoding LOW QUALITY PROTEIN: olfactory receptor 9G4-like (The sequence of the model RefSeq protein was modified relative to this genomic sequence to represent the inferred CDS: inserted 1 base in 1 codon), translating to MKVGNLTILTEFILLGFTSDPQLQLILFGIFLMLYLVTLSGNMTLVILIRTDSRLHTPMYFFIGSLSFLDFWYTSVYTPKILAICVSEDKHMSLAGCGAQFFFSCVVAYTECYLLAAMAYDHFVAICSPLLYSGTMTRSLCTGLVXGSYFGGVLNAIAHTANTFCLNFCGKNIIDHFLCDVPPLIKMSCTDTRVYEKVLLGMVGFTVLSSILAILIFYFNILLAILGIRSTSGKCKAFSTCASHLISVTLFYGSLLFIYSKPSSTYSLASDKVAALFYTVLNPLLNPLIYSVRNKDVKEAFRKAIHTIQQQR from the exons ATGAAAGTGGGAAATCTCACCATCCTGACTGAATTCATCTTGTTGGGCTTCACCTCAGATCCCCAGTTGCAGCTGATTCTATTTGGAATATTTCTGATGCTCTACTTGGTGACCCTGTCAGGGAACATGACATTGGTTATCTTAATCCGGACTGATTCTCGCCTGCATACacccatgtattttttcattgGCAGCCTATCTTTCCTGGATTTCTGGTACACATCTGTGTATACCCCCAAGATCCTGGCCATTTGCGTCTCTGAAGATAAACATATGTCCTTGGCTGGATGTGGTGCCcagttctttttttcctgtgttgtAGCCTACACTGAGTGCTATCTCCTAGCAGCCATGGCTTATGACCATTTTGTGGCAATTTGTAGCCCATTACTCTATTCAGGTACCATGACCAGGTCCCTCTGTACTGGCCTTG TTGGCTCATATTTCGGAGGTGTTTTGAATGCCATAGCCCACACTGCCAACACTTTCTGCCTGAATTTCTGTGGTAAAAATATCATTGACCATTTCTTATGTGATGTCCCACCATTGATAAAAATGTCCTGCACAGACACTCGGGTCTATGAAAAAGTCCTCTTGGGTATGGTGGGCTTCACAGTCCTCTCCAGCATACTTGCCATCCTGATTTTCTACTTCAACATCCTCCTGGCCATCCTGGGGATCCGTTCCACCTCTGGGAAGTgcaaggccttctccacctgtgctTCCCACCTGATCTCAGTCACTCTCTTCTATGGGTCCTTGCTCTTCATATATTCAAAACCTAGCTCCACTTATTCTTTGGCAAGTGACAAGGTAGCTGCCCTGTTCTATACTGTGTTGAATCCACTGCTCAACCCTCTCATCTACAGTGTAAGGAACAAAGATGTCAAAGAGGCTTTCAGAAAAGCAATACATACTATACAACAACAAAGATGA